Genomic DNA from Planktomarina temperata RCA23:
AATATACCGCTCCGGATGGCATGCCCGAGCTCAAGCAGGCGATTTGCGCCAAGTTCCTGCGCGAAAATTCACTGACCTATAGCCCAGCGCAGGTGACGGTTGGAAATGGCGGCAAGCAAACACTCTATAATGCGTTTATTGCGACATTAAATGCAGGCGATGAGGTGGTGATTCCCGCACCCTATTGGGTCTCTTATCCCGACATGGTGCTCTTGGCAGGCGGCACACCGGTGATTGCGCCAACGTCACAAGAGACCAATTACAAACTCACCCCCGCGCAGCTCGAAGCCGCACTGACCCCCAAAACCAAATGGTTCATTTTCAATTCCCCCTCAAACCCGACCGGAGCGGGATACAGTTGGGACGAATTAAAGGCGCTGACCGATGTTCTGTTGCGCCATCCCCATGTCTGGGTGATGACCGATGATATGTATGAGCATCTGGCCTATGATGACTTCAAATTTTGCACACCTGCCGAGGTCGAGCCGGCACTCTATCCGCGCACGCTGACCTGCAACGGTGTCTCAAAAGCCTATGCGATGACGGGATGGCGGATTGGCTATGCCGCCGGTCCCGAGCCCCTGATCGCCGCCATGCGCAAAATTCAATCGCAATCCACATCCAACCCCTGCACCATCAGCCAATGGGCGGCTGTCGAAGCCTTGAACGGTCCACAGGAATTTTTAACCGAGAACAACGCCTCTTTCAGCCGTCGTCGCGATTTGGTGGTCAAAATACTCAATGAGACCAAGGGAATTACCTGCCCCACGCCGGAAGGTGCGTTTTATGTCTACCCCTCAATCGCCGCACTCATTGGAAAACAGACAGCCAGTGGCACCGTTATTACAGATGATGAGACCTTCGCCACCGAGCTTCTTGAACAAACCGGCGTCGCGGTGGTCTTTGGCGCCGCCTTTGGCCTATCCCCAAATTTCCGCGTGAGCTATGCCACATCAGATGCCGAGCTCTTAGAAGCCTGTACTAGAATCAAAGAATTTTGTGAAAACCTAATCTAATTTGAGTTATTGCCATGACCATTGCCCTACCAAGGTATTTTTTTCGAATCCGCGAAAACGGTGCGGTCCTGTTCAAGACTCCGGGAAATAATCGCCAAAATCGGCTGGAAATGCACCAAATCGCGGCAATTAACATACGCAACGAGACCGTGAAACCGCTGGGCGATACTGTCCTGACCGATGAAGAAACCAAGTTGATCGCAGACTGGATGCGAGAGCGCAAAACCGTGCTAGAAGAGCGTGAAATCGATGACATTTTACGAACTATTGATCACCTCAATCTGACCGCGCAATGGGCGCAATCAAAAGCCAGCGATGCAGATCTAGAGCGAGTCACAGATCAGCTGTTATTGTCCATGCATGATCTGCGAACAATCCTGAGCCGCAAAAAAATCGAGCGGGCCACGAACAAGCCCTAAGGATTACGCCCAGCCAGACGGTGAAACCGCAGCCAAAGTAAGACCGCGGCCAGTCCGAGCCCAACGACCAGACCCATCCATATGCCGGCCTCTTGGAAGCCGAACCAAAAGCCCAAAACATAGCTGATCGGCAGGCCGATCAACCAATAGGATATCGCGGCGATCCACATGGGCACTTTGGTGTCTTGCAACCCGCGCAGCAGGCTCAGGGCCACAACCTGTGCGGCATCGACAAATTGAAACAATGCCGCGAGCATCAACAAGAGCGTGCCGATGCGTAGGATGTCAGCGGTCAAAGGATCCTGCGGGTCCAAAAACGCACGGATCAGAAGCTGCGGGCTCGTCAGGAAAAAGAATATGGCCACAATGGCCGCAATGCTCGACAAGCCCATTGTCACCCAGGCTGTGCGCCGGACCGCGGGCCAGTCCTGCCGAGCAAAGGCTTTGCCGGCGCGCACCGTGCCGGCTTGTGACAATCCCATATGCACCATGAAACTCAACGCCGCCAGCTGCAATACAATACCATGGGCCGCCAGCTCCAAATGTCCGAGCCAACCCATCATAAAGGCGGACGCGGCAAACAATCCACTTTCGGCAAGGGCCGTGGCTGAGATCGGCACCGCAAGCCGGGTGACGGCCAGGGCGGCGCTGCCATCAAATCGCCAGAAGCGGGCGAACATCTGTTGTTCGGGAAAATTGCGCTGGATGTAGATCACAAATCCGAGCAGAGCCAACGTTTGCGCCATGACCGACGCAATCGCTGCGCCCTGCAGCCCCAACTCCGGCAGCCCCCAATTGCCAAATATCAAGGCATAGTTGATCAGCGCATTGGCCACCAAAACAAAGAGGGACACCCAAAGCACGATCCCGGCATGTTCCAGCGCCGAAAGATAGCTGCGCAGCACCAACCCCCACAATGCGGGCCATAGGCCAAAACCCGCGATGCGGAGATAGTCCTGCGCGCCCTGTGCCACTGTGGGATCCTGACCCATCGCCTCAAGCAGAGGGCGGGCATGCCACATGGGCAAAAACGATAGAGCCGCGGCCAAAGTCGACACCCAAAGCCCCATGCGCGTGGCCCGCCTGGCCGATTGCGAATCCTCCTCCGCCATAGATTTGGCCACCATCGGCAAAATTGCGAAAGCAAAACCGGAGGTTGCGATGAAGGCGATGAACAAGACTTGGGCGCCCAAAGTCACCTGCGCCAGCGCCAGAACGGAATACCAGCCCAGCATCAACGTATCGGTTGTATGCACAGCAAATTGCGCCACTTGGCTGCCAACCAAAGGCAGTCCCAAGATCAACAAAGATCGCGCTTCCAATGTGATCGCAGAGGTTTTTTTCATATCTTTCTCTTAAGCAGAAGCCAGCGGTCTGACCAGTGGTGAAATCGGCAAGGAATATGGACCGCGCCGCGCGCCAGGTCTTTTCTTGCCCGGCAACTTCTGCCATGAATACCGCCAATCAAAGAAAGAGCAGCCCAATGGCAAGTGACCTATTATCTTCGGCCGCAAATACGGATTATGACGCCTCCTCCATTGAGGTGTTGGAAGGTCTCGAGCCGGTGCGCAAACGACCCGGCATGTATATCGGCGGCACCGATGAGCGGGCCTTGCACCATCTGGTGGCTGAGGTTTTGGACAACTCAATGGATGAGGCGGTGGCAGGCCATGCCAATCGCATCGAAGTTGAGCTGCACGCAGATTATTCCGTAACCATCCGCGACAATGGCCGCGGTATTCCTGTTGATCCCCATCCGAAATTTCCCGACAAATCCGCCCTTGAGGTTATCCTGTGCACCTTGCACGCCGGTGGCAAATTTTCTGGCAAAGCCTATCAAACCTCGGGCGGCCTGCATGGGGTTGGTGCCTCTGTGGTCAATGCGCTCTCCGATTCCATGGTTGTCGAAGTCGCCCGCAATCGGGAACTCTACGAGCAGCGCTTCGCCCGCGGCATCCCGCTGGGTCCCATTGCCAAGATCGGCGCCGCCCCCAATCGCCGCGGCACCTCGGTCACCTTTCATGCAGATGAACAGATCTTCGGCAAGCATCGATTCAAACCTGCGCGCCTCTTTGCCTCTATTCGATCTAAGGCCTATCTGTTTTCCGGCGTCGAAATTCGGTGGAAAACCGAGATTGATGATGGCGAAACACCGCGTGAAGCGACGTTCCATTTTCCCGGTGGCCTGTCAGACTATCTCGTGGAGACCCTGGGCAAAGCCAGCACCTATGCCGAG
This window encodes:
- a CDS encoding pyridoxal phosphate-dependent aminotransferase, which codes for MSILSTALERVKPSPTIAISTKAAELKAAGRDVIALAAGEPDFDTPDHIKAAAVKAIAEGKTKYTAPDGMPELKQAICAKFLRENSLTYSPAQVTVGNGGKQTLYNAFIATLNAGDEVVIPAPYWVSYPDMVLLAGGTPVIAPTSQETNYKLTPAQLEAALTPKTKWFIFNSPSNPTGAGYSWDELKALTDVLLRHPHVWVMTDDMYEHLAYDDFKFCTPAEVEPALYPRTLTCNGVSKAYAMTGWRIGYAAGPEPLIAAMRKIQSQSTSNPCTISQWAAVEALNGPQEFLTENNASFSRRRDLVVKILNETKGITCPTPEGAFYVYPSIAALIGKQTASGTVITDDETFATELLEQTGVAVVFGAAFGLSPNFRVSYATSDAELLEACTRIKEFCENLI
- a CDS encoding MATE family efflux transporter, producing the protein MKKTSAITLEARSLLILGLPLVGSQVAQFAVHTTDTLMLGWYSVLALAQVTLGAQVLFIAFIATSGFAFAILPMVAKSMAEEDSQSARRATRMGLWVSTLAAALSFLPMWHARPLLEAMGQDPTVAQGAQDYLRIAGFGLWPALWGLVLRSYLSALEHAGIVLWVSLFVLVANALINYALIFGNWGLPELGLQGAAIASVMAQTLALLGFVIYIQRNFPEQQMFARFWRFDGSAALAVTRLAVPISATALAESGLFAASAFMMGWLGHLELAAHGIVLQLAALSFMVHMGLSQAGTVRAGKAFARQDWPAVRRTAWVTMGLSSIAAIVAIFFFLTSPQLLIRAFLDPQDPLTADILRIGTLLLMLAALFQFVDAAQVVALSLLRGLQDTKVPMWIAAISYWLIGLPISYVLGFWFGFQEAGIWMGLVVGLGLAAVLLWLRFHRLAGRNP